One Clostridium estertheticum DNA segment encodes these proteins:
- a CDS encoding desulfoferrodoxin: MTELRQIYKCDICGNIVEVVHNSGGTLVCCGKPMTLKGENTQDAAVEKHVPVVEKIEGGIRVVVGAVEHPMTEEHHIEFIEVHTENKVYRKYLKPGEKPVAEFKLDEEVLFAREYCNLHGLWKA; the protein is encoded by the coding sequence ATGACTGAATTAAGACAAATTTACAAATGTGACATATGTGGTAATATAGTTGAAGTGGTTCATAATTCTGGTGGAACTTTAGTTTGTTGTGGAAAGCCTATGACACTTAAAGGTGAAAATACTCAGGATGCAGCAGTTGAAAAACATGTTCCTGTAGTAGAAAAAATAGAAGGTGGAATTAGAGTTGTAGTTGGAGCAGTTGAGCATCCAATGACAGAAGAACATCATATTGAATTTATTGAAGTACATACAGAAAATAAAGTGTACAGAAAATACTTAAAACCAGGTGAAAAACCAGTAGCAGAATTTAAATTAGATGAAGAAGTGTTATTCGCACGCGAATACTGTAATTTACATGGTCTTTGGAAAGCATAA